One segment of Streptosporangium brasiliense DNA contains the following:
- a CDS encoding cytochrome P450, whose amino-acid sequence MATIVPLHRLLPMFARGFVDAFADVGRRSRGEVVRLGLGPWRPYLITHPDHVQHVMRDHWTNYLRVGQVYEPVQRLIGTTLAGEGPDWEAGRTAHQPMFTARNVTSLAGELAEVIAERVGLLDEPARAGRPIEATRTMAGLVVAANIRVFFGKKSTFADGERMVRAFGTAIKLSGIRTILPFVPDGVPLPGDRAMAGAVRTVDALVYPLIREARAGDGHDVLSALCRARGTGQDADRLVRDDLVAALVAADDTTTHALAWVWPLLHAHPGVAARLHAEVDRVVGAGPVEPSHLPELRYTKMVMQEVLRLYPSGWILPRVAVEPGEVGGVRVAAGSTVLVCPYATHRLDAFWDRPLAFDPERFLDQRRHRYSYFPFGGGPHQCLGRHLFFVIALLTVATIVSRYRPQVANPGRFTPFPGVALRPKQEIRLRLIPPEGRSKAGDRSGRGS is encoded by the coding sequence ATGGCCACCATCGTTCCACTCCATCGTTTGCTGCCGATGTTCGCGCGGGGGTTCGTGGACGCGTTCGCGGACGTCGGCAGGCGCTCGCGCGGGGAGGTCGTACGGCTCGGCCTGGGGCCGTGGCGGCCCTACCTGATCACCCATCCCGACCACGTCCAGCACGTGATGCGGGACCACTGGACGAACTACCTGCGGGTGGGCCAGGTCTACGAGCCGGTGCAGCGGCTCATCGGCACCACCCTCGCGGGGGAGGGCCCGGACTGGGAGGCCGGTAGGACGGCGCACCAGCCCATGTTCACGGCGCGGAACGTCACGTCGCTCGCCGGGGAGCTGGCGGAGGTGATCGCCGAACGCGTCGGCCTGCTGGACGAGCCGGCCCGGGCGGGCCGGCCGATCGAGGCCACCCGGACGATGGCCGGCCTCGTGGTCGCGGCGAACATCAGGGTGTTCTTCGGAAAGAAGAGCACCTTCGCGGACGGAGAGCGGATGGTCCGGGCGTTCGGCACGGCCATCAAGCTGTCCGGCATCCGCACCATCCTGCCGTTCGTGCCCGACGGCGTCCCGCTGCCCGGCGACCGCGCCATGGCCGGCGCCGTCAGGACGGTCGACGCGCTGGTGTACCCGCTGATCCGCGAGGCGCGGGCGGGCGACGGCCACGACGTGCTGTCCGCCCTGTGCCGGGCGCGCGGCACCGGCCAGGACGCCGACCGGCTGGTCCGCGACGACCTCGTCGCCGCGCTGGTCGCCGCGGACGACACGACGACGCACGCCCTGGCCTGGGTGTGGCCGCTGCTCCACGCGCATCCCGGGGTGGCCGCCCGGCTCCATGCCGAGGTGGACCGGGTCGTCGGCGCCGGACCGGTCGAGCCGTCACACCTGCCGGAGCTGCGGTACACGAAGATGGTCATGCAGGAGGTCCTGCGCCTGTACCCGTCGGGCTGGATCCTGCCGAGGGTCGCCGTCGAGCCCGGAGAGGTGGGCGGAGTCCGCGTCGCGGCCGGCTCGACGGTGCTGGTCTGCCCGTACGCCACGCACCGGCTGGACGCGTTCTGGGACCGCCCGCTCGCCTTCGACCCGGAACGTTTCCTCGACCAGCGCAGGCACCGCTACTCCTACTTCCCCTTCGGCGGCGGCCCCCACCAGTGCCTCGGCCGGCACCTGTTCTTCGTCATCGCGTTGCTCACCGTCGCCACCATCGTGAGCCGCTACCGGCCGCAGGTGGCCAACCCGGGGCGGTTCACCCCTTTTCCCGGCGTGGCGTTGCGCCCCAAGCAGGAGATCAGGCTGCGCCTCATACCCCCGGAGGGCCGAAGTAAGGCAGGAGACCGGTCTGGTCGTGGCAGTTGA
- a CDS encoding phenylacetaldoxime dehydratase family protein — protein MAKIRPAGFENPYPAYSLRLPEQAAGVTLRQLAVQHRGSAEARRVLARMLDGFGGAHAPVTYEHATHVDRRGYTNDVLLAYWLDAGAEKAWSAAHPLGSWADPGLTAAGGPIGLWTEVLWAPPDHFETSYSYDSPSWGLASQFPAALNVCHSYPGSMRDRIAAAEDGGLAGEVASVQAGPVDSAGRHLVVATPRNLCFIRSPQGWRHCPDDERAWFEERVLPVYREGVGYLTEHPDETGCLSACLAELPVSNDERVQTTTLAWFLSLSHLEQWAHSHPTHLAIYKSAGELIARFAPEINVTLGHEVYVPPEGGLMEYLNCHDQTGLLPYFGPPGV, from the coding sequence ATGGCGAAAATCCGACCGGCGGGTTTCGAGAACCCGTACCCGGCCTACAGTCTGCGCCTGCCCGAGCAGGCGGCGGGCGTCACGTTGCGGCAGCTGGCCGTGCAGCACCGGGGGTCCGCGGAGGCCCGGCGGGTGCTGGCGCGCATGCTCGACGGCTTCGGCGGCGCGCACGCCCCGGTGACGTACGAGCACGCCACCCACGTCGACCGCCGTGGCTACACCAACGACGTCCTGCTCGCCTACTGGCTGGACGCCGGGGCAGAGAAGGCGTGGTCGGCCGCGCATCCGCTCGGATCGTGGGCCGACCCAGGCCTGACGGCGGCGGGCGGGCCGATCGGCCTGTGGACGGAGGTCCTGTGGGCGCCGCCTGACCACTTCGAGACGTCGTACTCCTACGATTCCCCGTCGTGGGGCCTGGCCTCGCAGTTCCCCGCGGCGCTGAACGTCTGCCATTCCTACCCGGGGTCGATGCGCGACCGGATCGCCGCCGCCGAGGACGGCGGGCTCGCCGGCGAGGTCGCGTCGGTGCAGGCAGGGCCGGTGGACTCGGCCGGTCGTCACCTGGTCGTGGCCACCCCGCGCAACCTCTGTTTCATCCGCAGCCCCCAGGGCTGGAGGCACTGCCCGGACGACGAGCGCGCCTGGTTCGAGGAGCGCGTGCTGCCCGTCTACCGGGAGGGCGTCGGATATCTCACCGAGCATCCCGATGAGACCGGTTGCCTGTCCGCCTGCCTCGCCGAGCTGCCCGTGTCGAACGACGAACGGGTGCAGACCACCACGCTGGCGTGGTTCCTGAGCCTGTCCCATCTCGAACAGTGGGCGCACAGCCACCCCACCCATCTCGCGATCTACAAGAGCGCGGGCGAACTCATCGCCAGGTTCGCCCCCGAAATAAACGTGACGCTCGGCCATGAGGTCTACGTGCCGCCGGAGGGCGGGCTCATGGAGTATCTCAACTGCCACGACCAGACCGGTCTCCTGCCTTACTTCGGCCCTCCGGGGGTATGA
- a CDS encoding cytochrome P450 yields the protein MSVPTGTTAEPGRQAAVIPLRRMLPLLARGPVNAFADIARRSRGGIVRLNLGPLRPYLVTHPDHVRHVMRDHWQNYLRMGKVWAPVERFLGTTFAGEGPDWEASRKAYQPMFTARHVTSLTSTLADVIAERVGLLDEPARAGRPIEATRTMADLVVAVNTVFFFGEKSSFAEGRRLAREFGTAVKWMNVRQIMPFVPDSVPLPGDRAFAGAVEAIDALVYPLIRKARQDDGHDVLSALCRARGTGQDADRLVRDDLVAALVAGTDTTTHALAWVWPLLQAHPRVAARLYEEIDHVVGTGPVRQEHLPELRYTKMVVQEVLRLYPSGWIMQRFPVAPGDIGGVPIDAGSPVFISPYATHRLDEFWDRPLEFDPERFSPGHEHRRHRYSYFPFGGGPHQCIGRHLFSVVALLTLATIVSRHHPQVRTPGPISPLPAALRPKQPIELHLVPVERRRARSARATG from the coding sequence ATGTCCGTCCCGACCGGCACCACCGCTGAACCGGGCCGACAGGCCGCCGTCATTCCCCTCCGTCGTATGCTGCCGCTGCTCGCGCGCGGCCCGGTGAACGCGTTCGCGGACATCGCCAGGCGATCCCGCGGCGGAATCGTCCGGCTCAACCTCGGGCCGTTGCGCCCCTACCTGGTCACCCATCCCGACCACGTCCGGCACGTCATGCGGGACCATTGGCAGAACTACCTGCGGATGGGCAAGGTCTGGGCCCCCGTGGAACGGTTCCTCGGCACCACCTTCGCCGGTGAGGGCCCGGACTGGGAGGCCAGTAGGAAGGCGTACCAGCCCATGTTCACGGCGCGGCACGTCACGTCGCTCACCTCGACACTGGCGGACGTGATCGCCGAACGCGTCGGCCTGCTGGACGAGCCGGCCCGGGCGGGCCGGCCGATCGAGGCCACCCGGACGATGGCCGACCTCGTGGTCGCCGTGAACACCGTGTTCTTCTTCGGCGAGAAGAGCTCCTTCGCCGAAGGAAGGCGGCTGGCCCGGGAGTTCGGCACGGCCGTCAAGTGGATGAACGTCCGCCAGATCATGCCGTTCGTGCCCGACTCCGTCCCGCTGCCCGGCGACCGCGCCTTCGCCGGCGCGGTCGAGGCCATCGACGCGCTGGTGTACCCGCTGATCCGCAAGGCGCGGCAGGACGACGGCCACGACGTGCTGTCCGCCCTGTGCCGGGCGCGCGGCACCGGCCAGGACGCCGACCGGCTGGTCCGCGACGACCTCGTCGCCGCCCTCGTCGCCGGCACCGACACGACGACCCACGCCCTGGCCTGGGTCTGGCCGCTGCTCCAAGCCCACCCGCGGGTGGCCGCCCGGCTCTACGAGGAGATCGACCACGTCGTCGGCACGGGGCCGGTCCGCCAGGAACACCTCCCTGAGCTGCGCTACACCAAGATGGTCGTCCAGGAGGTCCTGCGCCTGTACCCGTCGGGCTGGATCATGCAACGTTTCCCCGTCGCGCCCGGCGACATCGGCGGTGTGCCCATCGACGCCGGCTCCCCGGTGTTCATCTCCCCTTACGCCACGCACCGGCTGGACGAGTTCTGGGACCGCCCGCTGGAGTTCGACCCGGAACGGTTCTCCCCCGGCCACGAGCACCGCCGCCACCGGTACTCCTACTTCCCCTTCGGCGGCGGCCCCCACCAGTGCATCGGCCGGCACCTGTTCTCCGTCGTCGCGCTGCTCACCCTCGCCACCATCGTGAGCCGCCACCACCCGCAGGTGCGCACCCCGGGCCCGATCAGCCCCCTCCCGGCGGCGTTGCGCCCCAAGCAGCCGATAGAGCTGCACCTCGTGCCCGTGGAGCGCCGCAGAGCGAGGTCCGCCCGTGCGACCGGTTGA
- a CDS encoding polyprenyl synthetase family protein, with protein MSSELSDGVLSHRSAGRAGEPPPRAFAEAEALVRPALRRAVAALPDPERRVAEYHFGWADGAAYGGTGKALRPALVLGAARAVGREDRRAIPGAVAVELVHNFSLLHDDVMDADRVRRHRPAAWVRFGVGAAVLAGDALQILALQVLAGTGHPDVTGVLVGTMADLMRGQSDDMAFESRDDVGAAEYRSMAELKTGALLGGACTLGALLGGSSGERARELGRFGRHLGVAFQCADDILGIWGRPDRTGKPVGADLAARKKTLPVITALADAGEAGRRLAALYRRAAPPDGRECALMADLIEAAGGRTAVEAEGRRQIGLALACLDRAEPREAGRDELAGIAGWAMRRDH; from the coding sequence ATGTCGAGCGAGCTGAGTGATGGAGTGTTGTCCCACCGATCGGCCGGACGCGCCGGCGAGCCGCCGCCGCGGGCGTTCGCGGAGGCGGAGGCGCTGGTGCGGCCGGCGCTGCGCCGGGCGGTCGCCGCCCTGCCCGATCCGGAGCGCCGCGTGGCGGAGTACCACTTCGGCTGGGCGGACGGGGCGGCGTACGGGGGGACGGGCAAGGCCCTGCGCCCGGCCCTGGTGCTGGGCGCGGCGCGCGCGGTGGGCAGGGAGGACCGGCGCGCGATCCCCGGGGCGGTGGCGGTGGAGCTGGTGCACAACTTCTCGTTGTTGCACGACGACGTGATGGACGCGGACCGCGTGCGGCGGCATCGGCCCGCGGCGTGGGTGCGCTTCGGCGTCGGGGCGGCCGTGCTCGCCGGGGACGCGTTGCAGATCCTCGCGCTTCAGGTGCTCGCCGGCACGGGGCATCCGGACGTGACCGGCGTCCTGGTCGGCACCATGGCGGATCTCATGCGCGGGCAGAGCGACGACATGGCCTTCGAGTCCCGCGACGACGTCGGCGCGGCGGAGTACCGATCGATGGCCGAGCTCAAGACCGGCGCGTTGCTCGGCGGCGCGTGCACGCTCGGAGCGCTCCTGGGCGGCTCGTCCGGGGAGCGGGCCCGTGAGCTCGGCCGCTTCGGCCGGCATCTCGGGGTGGCCTTCCAGTGCGCCGACGACATCCTGGGCATCTGGGGCCGGCCGGACCGCACGGGCAAGCCGGTCGGCGCAGATCTCGCCGCGCGCAAGAAGACGCTGCCGGTGATCACCGCCTTGGCGGACGCGGGCGAGGCGGGCCGCCGGCTGGCGGCGCTGTACCGCCGGGCGGCGCCGCCCGACGGGCGGGAATGCGCGCTGATGGCTGACCTCATCGAGGCGGCGGGCGGCCGGACGGCGGTGGAGGCGGAGGGCCGCCGCCAGATCGGCCTGGCGCTGGCCTGCCTGGACCGCGCCGAACCGCGCGAGGCGGGGCGCGACGAGCTCGCCGGGATCGCCGGATGGGCGATGCGCCGCGACCACTGA
- a CDS encoding terpene synthase family protein, with the protein MDTPPPMRIDLPPAYCPIPPAINDNFEECRRRGLAWMSEHGFCADDAARLRVAQTDSAEWCAQAMPHASPERLQVATDWTYLMFVFDDLFCDTGESSTNTDAFVEAAARIMHLFEAPDGATMDPANPFTAPIRDLALRVRRCATPAQVRRWIEAHRTWLLGVAWQIAAQSSGTPLSLNDYTVMRLGTCAGLPCAAMVEEDEVPANELNSPKVRALTEAACLTAGWDNDLASYGKELWHRQQTPDARPGIATNLVDVLIDLYGHTRDQALEEATRLRDHTTHLFIRLREQALPTAGAPLHHYLNALSTSIRATLDIGLTTARYTNPDGAHPGAIHITSSLTDTPPIAAANPLPIPAIAWWWDLLDRRAG; encoded by the coding sequence ATGGACACACCGCCCCCCATGCGCATCGACCTCCCGCCCGCCTATTGCCCGATCCCCCCGGCCATCAATGACAACTTCGAAGAGTGCAGGCGCCGCGGCCTGGCCTGGATGAGCGAGCACGGATTCTGCGCCGACGACGCGGCCAGGCTCCGGGTCGCCCAGACCGATTCCGCCGAATGGTGCGCCCAGGCCATGCCCCACGCCAGTCCTGAGCGCCTGCAGGTCGCCACGGACTGGACCTACCTGATGTTCGTCTTCGACGACCTGTTCTGCGACACGGGCGAGAGCAGCACGAACACCGACGCCTTCGTCGAGGCCGCCGCCCGCATCATGCACCTGTTCGAAGCCCCCGACGGCGCGACCATGGACCCGGCCAACCCCTTCACCGCCCCCATCCGCGATCTCGCCCTGCGCGTCCGGCGCTGCGCGACCCCGGCCCAGGTCCGGCGCTGGATAGAGGCGCACCGCACATGGCTGCTCGGCGTGGCCTGGCAGATCGCCGCCCAGTCGTCCGGGACCCCACTGAGCCTCAACGACTACACGGTCATGCGCCTGGGCACCTGCGCCGGCCTCCCCTGCGCCGCGATGGTCGAAGAGGACGAAGTGCCCGCGAACGAACTGAACAGCCCCAAGGTGCGCGCACTCACCGAGGCCGCCTGCCTCACCGCCGGCTGGGACAACGACCTGGCCTCCTACGGCAAAGAGCTCTGGCACAGACAACAGACCCCCGATGCCCGGCCGGGCATCGCCACCAACCTCGTCGACGTCCTCATAGATCTGTACGGCCACACCCGCGACCAGGCCCTGGAAGAAGCCACCCGGCTGCGCGACCACACCACGCACCTGTTCATCCGGCTGCGCGAGCAGGCGCTGCCCACCGCCGGCGCCCCGCTGCACCACTACCTCAACGCCCTGAGCACCAGCATCCGCGCCACCCTCGACATCGGGCTCACCACCGCGCGCTACACCAACCCCGACGGCGCCCACCCCGGCGCGATCCACATCACCTCAAGCCTGACCGACACACCACCGATCGCGGCGGCGAACCCCCTCCCCATCCCGGCCATCGCCTGGTGGTGGGACCTGCTCGACCGCCGCGCCGGCTGA